In the Phaeobacter gallaeciensis genome, one interval contains:
- a CDS encoding LysR family transcriptional regulator produces MESMESDGRFAPERIARELDWNLLRTFVVLAESHSITEAAQQLRLKQPSVSAALKKLEDRIGRKLIDRSPGHYQLTDAGRLLYREALDINGSILRLSTLMRELTDEVQGHVKIVMASHVVCPLFDEVLADFHLAHPKATLSIDVRTSAAAIAEVAAKRASFALCLVRDHNPKLEYRRLYREFFGLFCGPRHPLFGRKDLKLSDLAGHSSVSFETDRLHDVLKPVTVMRAQAELGDKVTGLSSHLEEVHRMIVAGVGIGPLPVHVAARDVRDGQLWQVPPYDDLPAIDVHVVWNRHAAKNRAEELLIDGLLEAIAATPIEQRTYR; encoded by the coding sequence ATGGAATCTATGGAAAGCGACGGGCGCTTTGCCCCCGAGCGTATTGCCCGCGAGTTGGACTGGAACCTGCTGCGCACCTTCGTGGTACTGGCAGAAAGCCACTCGATCACCGAGGCGGCACAACAACTGCGGCTGAAACAGCCTTCGGTTTCTGCCGCGCTGAAGAAGCTGGAGGACCGCATCGGGCGCAAGCTGATCGACCGCTCGCCGGGGCATTACCAGCTGACCGATGCCGGGCGGCTGCTCTATCGCGAGGCATTGGACATCAACGGCTCCATCCTGCGGTTGTCCACACTGATGCGGGAGCTGACGGATGAGGTGCAGGGCCACGTCAAGATCGTCATGGCCAGCCACGTTGTCTGCCCGCTGTTTGACGAGGTACTGGCCGATTTCCACCTCGCACACCCCAAAGCCACCCTGTCGATCGACGTGCGCACCAGCGCCGCCGCCATCGCCGAGGTGGCTGCAAAACGGGCCTCTTTTGCACTGTGCCTGGTGCGGGATCACAACCCAAAGCTGGAGTACCGGCGTCTGTACCGGGAATTCTTTGGTCTGTTCTGCGGCCCGCGCCATCCGCTGTTCGGGCGCAAGGATCTGAAACTGTCGGATCTGGCCGGGCACAGTTCGGTCAGCTTTGAAACCGACCGGCTGCACGATGTGCTGAAACCGGTGACAGTAATGCGGGCGCAGGCCGAACTGGGCGACAAGGTTACCGGCCTGTCCAGTCACCTTGAGGAAGTTCACCGCATGATCGTGGCCGGTGTCGGTATCGGCCCCCTGCCCGTCCACGTGGCGGCGCGGGATGTCCGGGATGGGCAGCTCTGGCAGGTCCCGCCATATGATGATCTTCCCGCCATCGACGTGCATGTGGTCTGGAACCGCCACGCCGCAAAAAACCGGGCCGAGGAATTGCTGATCGACGGCTTACTGGAAGCGATTGCAGCCACCCCGATCGAGCAGCGAACCTATCGCTGA
- a CDS encoding MurR/RpiR family transcriptional regulator produces the protein MSKPAASVRELIREHYSTLTQSERKFANALLENYPAAGLASITIVASNAEVSTPTVARMVQKLGFKGYPQFHQALLKELEAQVSGPTQRRANWASEAPEGHLLNRFAQAVTDNLGQTFSNLDYEQFDRAVHQLADTEGRLYVVGGRITRALADYAFTHFQAIRQHVTHMTSSSATWPHYVLDMVEGDTLLMFDVRRYETNLQRLAELAAERGVKIILITDQWASPITSVAHYTFNCWVEIPSAWDSNISTMMLLEAMISATQEEGWDETRERYERLDELFDMTRLFRKFS, from the coding sequence TTGTCCAAACCCGCCGCCAGTGTGCGAGAGCTGATCCGCGAACACTATTCGACGCTGACCCAGTCCGAGCGCAAGTTCGCCAATGCTCTGCTCGAAAACTATCCTGCGGCGGGGCTGGCCTCGATCACCATCGTCGCGTCGAATGCCGAGGTTTCGACCCCGACGGTGGCGCGGATGGTCCAAAAACTCGGCTTCAAGGGCTACCCGCAGTTCCATCAGGCGCTGCTGAAAGAGCTGGAGGCGCAGGTGTCCGGCCCGACGCAACGACGCGCGAACTGGGCATCCGAGGCGCCCGAGGGACATCTGCTGAACAGATTCGCACAAGCTGTGACGGACAACCTTGGTCAGACCTTTTCAAACCTCGACTACGAACAATTCGACCGCGCGGTGCACCAGCTGGCCGATACCGAAGGGCGGCTCTATGTGGTGGGCGGGCGGATCACCCGGGCGCTGGCCGACTATGCCTTCACCCATTTTCAGGCGATCCGTCAGCACGTGACGCATATGACCTCGTCTTCGGCTACCTGGCCCCATTACGTGCTGGACATGGTCGAGGGTGACACCTTGCTGATGTTCGACGTACGGCGTTATGAAACCAACCTGCAACGGCTTGCGGAACTGGCGGCCGAACGTGGGGTGAAAATCATCCTGATCACGGACCAATGGGCCAGTCCGATCACCTCGGTTGCCCATTATACGTTCAATTGCTGGGTTGAAATCCCGTCGGCATGGGATTCGAACATCTCCACCATGATGCTGCTGGAGGCGATGATCTCTGCCACCCAGGAAGAAGGCTGGGATGAAACCCGCGAGCGCTATGAACGGCTGGATGAACTGTTCGATATGACGCGGCTATTCCGCAAGTTTTCCTGA
- a CDS encoding N-formylglutamate amidohydrolase produces MSPGDSNALSEATEVFNADGAGEVVILCEHASHHIPARYKGLGLAEADRTSHAAWDPGARAVSLALSDALDAPLVASRVSRLVYDCNRPPEAASAMPEKSEVIVVPGNCDLTPEQRAERVDTVYTPFCQAVSDVLAARKAKDLPTVLVTMHSFTPVYFGEHRAVEIGILHDSDTRLADAMLAEAPRLPQRRIARNDPYGPEDGVTHSLRLHGLENGLANVMIEVRNDLLRTPQDEAAIAEDLLVLLRPALAALKAGRQANA; encoded by the coding sequence ATGTCACCGGGCGATTCCAACGCTCTGAGCGAGGCTACCGAAGTCTTCAACGCCGACGGCGCGGGGGAGGTGGTGATCCTGTGTGAGCACGCCAGCCACCACATTCCTGCGCGCTACAAAGGGCTTGGCCTCGCTGAAGCCGACCGCACCAGCCATGCTGCCTGGGACCCGGGCGCCCGGGCGGTGTCGCTCGCCCTGTCCGACGCTCTTGATGCGCCGCTGGTGGCCAGCCGGGTGTCGCGGCTTGTCTACGACTGCAACCGTCCGCCCGAAGCCGCCTCGGCCATGCCGGAAAAGTCTGAAGTGATCGTGGTGCCGGGCAACTGTGACCTGACGCCCGAACAACGCGCCGAGCGTGTTGACACGGTCTATACCCCGTTCTGTCAGGCGGTCAGCGACGTGCTGGCAGCGCGCAAGGCCAAAGACCTGCCGACGGTTCTGGTCACCATGCACAGTTTCACACCGGTCTATTTCGGCGAACACCGCGCCGTTGAAATCGGCATTCTGCACGACAGCGACACCCGTCTGGCCGATGCCATGCTGGCCGAGGCCCCTCGCCTGCCGCAGCGTAGGATCGCCCGCAACGATCCCTACGGCCCAGAGGATGGCGTCACCCATTCCCTGCGCCTGCACGGTCTGGAAAACGGGCTCGCCAATGTGATGATCGAAGTGCGTAACGATCTGCTACGCACCCCGCAGGATGAGGCCGCCATAGCCGAAGACCTGCTGGTGCTGCTGCGTCCTGCGCTTGCCGCGCTCAAGGCCGGGAGGCAGGCCAATGCCTAG
- a CDS encoding TRAP transporter small permease subunit — MPSFILRYVRMIDALNRFIGRFAMYLIFALIGVLLWSSVSKTFFNPSLWTLETAQFVMVAYYILGGPYSIQMGSNVRMDLFYGGWSTRTKAWVDAFTVLFLMVYLGILLYGAVSSTAYSLGYFGMEPFSFFGDLIWTLVREGPTAAGEKLGYLERSSTAWRPFLWPVKFTLCFGVFLMLLQCLAELFRDIGRLRGVDL; from the coding sequence ATGCCTAGTTTCATTCTGCGATATGTCCGCATGATCGATGCGCTGAACCGGTTCATTGGCCGGTTCGCGATGTATCTGATCTTTGCCCTGATCGGGGTCCTGCTGTGGTCCTCGGTCTCCAAGACCTTCTTCAACCCGTCACTCTGGACATTGGAGACCGCACAATTCGTGATGGTCGCCTATTACATCCTTGGCGGGCCCTATTCGATCCAGATGGGATCGAACGTGCGGATGGACCTGTTCTATGGCGGCTGGAGCACCCGAACCAAAGCCTGGGTCGATGCCTTCACCGTTCTGTTCCTGATGGTCTACCTTGGGATTCTGCTTTACGGCGCGGTCAGTTCCACCGCCTATAGCCTTGGTTATTTCGGGATGGAGCCTTTTTCCTTCTTTGGTGACCTCATCTGGACGCTGGTGAGGGAGGGGCCGACCGCGGCGGGTGAAAAACTCGGCTATCTCGAACGCAGTTCCACCGCCTGGCGACCCTTCCTGTGGCCCGTCAAATTCACCCTCTGCTTCGGTGTCTTTCTGATGCTGCTGCAATGCCTTGCCGAATTGTTCCGGGATATCGGACGCCTGCGCGGAGTGGACCTCTGA